From a region of the Nitrospira sp. genome:
- the recJ gene encoding single-stranded-DNA-specific exonuclease RecJ, with amino-acid sequence MKSKLWVVRQVDPVQRGLISRALSISSATASLLLNRGVTSVDQATAWMTPIRTHDPFLIPDMERAVDRLCQAMRRQERVCFYGDYDVDGMSATSIYLSFFRGLGAEVRAYVPHRLREGYGLNEAAVKILAKEGVTLLVTSDCGTTSHREITLANELGIDVIVTDHHQSDMDMPPALAVMNPHRRESRYPFHGLCSGGLAYKVAQAYQTKYGSGSAPLESLLDLAALATIADVVPLQDENRLFVREGLAHISRGARCGIRALKQVAGISRECTTETIAFKLGPRLNAAGRLDEAIKGVKLLTTESEREAKELAEDLEQLNRARRELEADILRDALRQVESRELPAGIVLYARGWHLGVVGIVAARIMERFHRPTVVIAVNEHGVGKGSARTIPGFDLYQTLASCRDLLIAFGGHPSAAGVTIQEARLPEFSERFSAIAEAWIRETQSVPMLHVDSEVRLDEITLQLIREIGALHPFGAGNPEPTFAVRRLDVLNARVVGEKHLKLTVRQDRSLPFDSIGFGMKSLEDQGLSLKTPVDVAFTPELNHWNGYDRIQLRIRDIRAAGCE; translated from the coding sequence ATGAAGTCTAAGCTCTGGGTCGTTCGTCAGGTAGATCCCGTCCAACGTGGCCTCATATCTCGGGCGTTATCAATCTCCTCGGCTACTGCGTCACTGTTGCTCAATCGAGGGGTCACCAGTGTGGACCAGGCGACGGCCTGGATGACTCCGATCAGAACCCATGATCCCTTCTTGATTCCCGATATGGAACGAGCCGTTGACCGTCTTTGTCAGGCAATGCGACGGCAGGAGCGGGTGTGCTTTTATGGTGATTACGATGTGGACGGCATGTCCGCCACTAGTATCTACCTCTCATTCTTCCGCGGCCTTGGCGCTGAAGTCCGAGCGTATGTTCCTCATCGCTTGCGAGAGGGCTATGGTCTCAATGAGGCGGCCGTCAAGATCCTGGCCAAGGAAGGTGTCACTTTGCTGGTCACGTCCGACTGCGGGACGACATCGCACCGTGAGATTACTCTCGCAAATGAACTCGGGATCGATGTGATCGTGACCGATCACCATCAAAGCGATATGGATATGCCGCCTGCTCTGGCAGTGATGAATCCGCATCGACGGGAGTCGCGGTATCCCTTTCATGGGCTCTGTTCCGGCGGGCTTGCGTACAAGGTCGCCCAGGCCTATCAGACAAAATATGGATCGGGTTCTGCCCCCCTGGAGTCGCTATTGGATTTGGCCGCCCTTGCAACGATTGCCGATGTTGTTCCACTCCAGGATGAAAACCGACTGTTCGTTCGCGAGGGCCTCGCCCATATCTCACGAGGTGCCCGCTGCGGTATACGAGCCTTGAAACAGGTGGCGGGCATCAGCCGAGAATGCACGACGGAAACGATTGCCTTCAAACTTGGGCCTCGACTCAATGCCGCGGGGCGCTTGGATGAGGCCATCAAAGGCGTCAAGCTCCTGACTACGGAGTCGGAGCGGGAAGCCAAAGAGTTGGCTGAAGACTTGGAGCAATTGAATCGAGCTCGCCGGGAACTTGAGGCCGATATTCTTCGGGATGCATTAAGACAGGTCGAATCACGGGAGTTACCGGCCGGTATCGTCTTGTACGCACGGGGGTGGCATCTGGGGGTCGTCGGTATCGTGGCTGCCCGCATCATGGAGCGCTTTCATCGTCCTACGGTCGTGATTGCCGTGAATGAACACGGGGTCGGGAAAGGATCGGCTCGGACCATACCCGGATTCGACCTCTATCAAACCTTAGCGAGTTGCCGGGATCTGCTTATAGCGTTCGGTGGGCATCCCAGTGCGGCGGGGGTGACCATTCAGGAGGCGAGGTTGCCGGAATTTTCGGAGCGCTTTTCCGCGATCGCAGAGGCATGGATCCGGGAGACTCAAAGCGTTCCCATGTTGCACGTCGATTCAGAAGTGCGTCTGGACGAGATCACGCTTCAGCTGATCCGGGAAATCGGGGCGCTGCATCCATTCGGTGCCGGGAATCCGGAGCCGACCTTCGCCGTCAGGCGTCTGGATGTCCTCAACGCACGCGTTGTCGGGGAGAAGCATTTGAAGCTGACGGTCCGGCAGGACAGGTCTTTACCGTTTGATAGTATAGGATTCGGGATGAAATCGCTGGAGGATCAGGGGTTGTCGTTAAAGACACCCGTCGACGTTGCCTTTACGCCCGAGCTCAACCATTGGAATGGCTATGATCGAATTCAATTGCGCATTCGAGACATAAGGGCGGCGGGGTGTGAGTAA
- a CDS encoding ubiquitin-like protein Pup: MEKQERKQEAKREPQGKEEVKANPKVVEAGKKIKEDIDKLVDEIDDVLEKNAEEFVKNYVQKGGE; the protein is encoded by the coding sequence ATGGAAAAGCAAGAGCGAAAGCAGGAAGCCAAACGAGAGCCGCAAGGGAAGGAAGAAGTAAAGGCCAATCCCAAGGTCGTCGAGGCCGGCAAGAAAATTAAAGAGGACATCGACAAACTGGTCGACGAAATCGATGATGTCCTTGAAAAGAACGCTGAAGAATTTGTGAAGAATTACGTTCAGAAAGGAGGGGAATAG
- a CDS encoding DUF192 domain-containing protein, with protein sequence MCGRAPTFLALCALVFTGSLFGTIPIGLAADSGLVSIQTPSGVTIQAEIADTPRKRAQGLMYRDHLEKDHGMLFFFSEPQAWSFWMKNTKIALDLIWLDDKKRVTHVERNVPICTKTDDSCPQYRPNSDNAVYVLEIAGGTIDGYKIEKGTKLLFGRP encoded by the coding sequence ATGTGTGGCAGGGCTCCTACGTTCCTCGCTCTTTGCGCCTTGGTGTTCACCGGGTCACTCTTCGGCACTATTCCAATCGGTCTCGCGGCCGATTCCGGGCTCGTCTCGATCCAGACTCCTTCAGGCGTCACCATTCAGGCCGAAATCGCCGACACGCCGAGAAAGCGTGCTCAGGGCCTCATGTACCGGGATCACCTCGAGAAAGACCATGGGATGTTGTTCTTTTTTAGCGAACCCCAGGCGTGGTCATTTTGGATGAAGAATACCAAGATTGCGCTCGATCTGATCTGGTTGGACGATAAAAAGCGAGTCACGCATGTCGAACGGAACGTGCCGATTTGCACCAAGACCGACGATTCATGTCCTCAATATCGTCCGAATAGCGATAATGCCGTGTACGTCCTCGAGATTGCAGGTGGTACGATTGATGGGTACAAGATCGAAAAAGGAACAAAATTACTGTTCGGCAGGCCATAG
- a CDS encoding bifunctional (p)ppGpp synthetase/guanosine-3',5'-bis(diphosphate) 3'-pyrophosphohydrolase, whose product MYETVTDIDQLLDRLQSYQPDADLALVRKAYEFSAKAHEGQTRRSGEPYVKHPVAVAGVLTALKTDATAIVAGLLHDTLEDTVATADELQQEFGKEVVQLVDGVTKIGKITFRSSEEKQAENFRKMVLSMADDIRVVIIKLADRLHNMRTLEHLKESKRQEIAQETLEIYAPLANRIGIGWVKNELEDLCLKHLKPDVYETLRVSVAKRDEDRQQYIQEVQALVEKALAENGLAGAVYGRPKHLYGIYQKMKKQSISFEEVYDLTALRIITDTKMNCYAVLGVIHSLWRPLPGRFKDYIAIPKSNLYQSLHTTVVGPKGEHVEFQIRTEEMHRVAEYGIAAHWKYKEQGRVQDKDSKAFGWLRQFIEWQKDLPDNRQFMDSVKLELFHDVVYVFTPKGMVKELPKGATPVDFAYAIHTEVGDHCVGAKVNGKIVPLKHELTSGDTIEILTSSNQTPHKDWLKFVRTSRAKTKIKHWIKAEEQKRSLEIGRRLLEAEIRRHGLAPAQVLKSEALLEVAKQEGYETTDELAAAVGFGNVATAQIVGKLIAPASGGAPVQPEPVSLPKVSSRGRAEQGVQVKGGRDLLMQLSRCCNPVPGDKILGYITRGRGLTIHSVDCPNLEALDYDRERLVEVEWDTATPSQHAVKIAVIAADKTGVLANVSSAIAECQANISRAEIITREDRKAELDFVVEVADTDHLNRVLKAIERVEGVITARRLRSWRQKS is encoded by the coding sequence ATGTACGAAACTGTCACAGATATCGACCAACTGCTGGATCGCCTCCAAAGCTATCAGCCGGACGCCGATCTCGCTCTGGTGCGAAAGGCTTATGAGTTCTCCGCCAAAGCCCATGAAGGACAAACTCGCCGCTCCGGTGAACCCTACGTAAAACATCCCGTGGCGGTGGCCGGTGTGTTGACGGCCCTCAAAACTGACGCCACGGCAATCGTGGCTGGACTCCTTCACGATACGTTGGAAGATACGGTGGCCACGGCCGACGAACTTCAACAGGAATTCGGCAAGGAAGTTGTCCAGCTAGTCGACGGCGTCACGAAGATCGGGAAGATCACCTTTCGAAGCTCCGAAGAGAAGCAAGCCGAAAACTTCCGCAAAATGGTGCTCTCGATGGCGGATGATATCCGCGTCGTGATCATCAAGCTGGCCGATCGACTCCACAACATGCGGACACTCGAACATCTCAAGGAAAGTAAGCGCCAGGAAATCGCGCAGGAGACGTTGGAGATCTATGCGCCATTGGCCAACCGCATCGGAATCGGTTGGGTGAAGAACGAACTCGAGGATCTCTGCCTCAAACATCTCAAGCCGGATGTCTACGAAACGTTGCGCGTGAGCGTGGCGAAACGGGACGAAGATCGCCAGCAATATATCCAAGAGGTCCAAGCACTGGTCGAGAAGGCTCTGGCGGAAAACGGGCTGGCGGGGGCGGTGTACGGAAGGCCCAAGCATCTGTACGGCATCTATCAAAAGATGAAGAAACAATCGATCTCGTTCGAAGAAGTCTATGACCTCACTGCGTTACGGATCATTACCGATACCAAGATGAACTGCTATGCCGTGCTCGGGGTGATCCATTCGCTGTGGCGTCCGCTGCCGGGCCGTTTCAAAGATTACATCGCGATTCCTAAGTCCAATCTCTATCAGTCGCTCCATACGACCGTGGTCGGACCGAAAGGCGAGCATGTGGAGTTTCAGATTCGCACCGAGGAGATGCACCGTGTGGCCGAATACGGGATCGCGGCCCATTGGAAATACAAGGAACAGGGGCGGGTGCAAGATAAAGACAGCAAAGCATTTGGATGGCTGAGGCAATTCATCGAATGGCAAAAGGACTTGCCGGATAACCGCCAATTCATGGATTCGGTGAAACTCGAGCTGTTCCACGACGTCGTGTATGTTTTTACCCCCAAGGGAATGGTGAAAGAGCTGCCCAAGGGTGCGACCCCAGTGGATTTTGCGTATGCCATCCATACGGAAGTGGGTGATCACTGTGTCGGTGCGAAGGTCAACGGCAAGATCGTTCCGCTCAAGCACGAGTTGACGAGCGGTGATACCATCGAGATTCTGACGTCATCCAATCAGACTCCGCACAAAGATTGGCTCAAGTTCGTCCGAACGTCACGGGCAAAAACAAAGATTAAGCATTGGATCAAGGCGGAGGAACAGAAGCGGAGTCTGGAAATCGGCCGGCGTTTGCTCGAAGCGGAGATCCGTCGTCATGGGTTAGCGCCGGCACAGGTGTTGAAGTCCGAAGCGCTTCTCGAGGTTGCCAAACAGGAAGGATATGAAACGACTGACGAGCTGGCCGCAGCCGTTGGCTTCGGCAATGTTGCGACGGCTCAAATCGTCGGCAAGTTGATTGCTCCGGCATCCGGCGGCGCGCCTGTTCAGCCGGAACCTGTGAGCCTCCCAAAAGTCTCAAGCCGTGGAAGAGCAGAACAGGGCGTTCAAGTGAAGGGCGGACGGGATCTTTTGATGCAACTATCCCGCTGCTGTAATCCGGTTCCCGGTGACAAAATCTTGGGATACATCACCCGTGGAAGGGGCCTTACGATCCATTCGGTCGACTGCCCTAACCTGGAAGCGTTGGATTATGATCGAGAACGGTTGGTGGAAGTGGAATGGGATACCGCCACGCCCAGCCAACATGCGGTAAAAATCGCCGTCATTGCAGCAGATAAAACCGGAGTTCTGGCGAACGTCTCGTCGGCCATCGCCGAATGTCAGGCGAACATCAGCCGTGCCGAAATCATCACCAGGGAAGACCGTAAAGCCGAGCTGGATTTCGTCGTCGAGGTTGCCGATACGGACCATCTGAATCGAGTGTTGAAAGCTATCGAACGGGTAGAGGGTGTCATTACGGCGAGACGTCTGAGGTCTTGGAGACAAAAATCATGA